The Caulobacter sp. FWC26 genome contains a region encoding:
- a CDS encoding murein transglycosylase A produces MPRFACSPLAPLALAALCLSACASTSGAPPAVVTPAPTPAAPASEPVVQGPTASALSFASLAGWAQEDHLAALDAFRAGCGVAKDPAMVRVCGLARSAPAMDGPSARAFIEANFRIEPVGGDGEGADGLLTAYFAPQYEARMSRNTEFSAPLRGLPADLVVLDLGPFEPALVGKKITGHVEGSTFVPYPDRAEIEAAPTDKPLAWMRPEELFFLQIQGSGVLVLPDGRRVRAVFAGTNGKPFVGIATAMRDKGLLPDNNTSAEAIRIWLAEHRGPDADAIMRLNPRYVFFRTVPDDGKEPAGAAGVPLPPGRAIAVDPGQHAYGGFYWLDAAAPKLTGAFPVYRRAVMALDTGGAIKGEVRADLYIGSGAKAGVEAGRVRHTLRLYRLTPNP; encoded by the coding sequence ATGCCCCGTTTTGCCTGCTCTCCGCTGGCGCCGCTGGCGCTGGCGGCGCTCTGTCTGAGCGCGTGCGCCAGTACGTCCGGCGCCCCTCCAGCGGTCGTGACGCCCGCGCCCACCCCTGCTGCGCCGGCTTCCGAACCTGTCGTGCAAGGCCCCACTGCGTCGGCGCTGTCTTTCGCGAGCCTCGCCGGTTGGGCGCAGGAGGATCATCTGGCGGCGCTGGACGCTTTCCGCGCTGGCTGCGGTGTGGCCAAGGATCCGGCCATGGTGAGGGTGTGCGGTCTGGCCAGATCGGCTCCGGCGATGGACGGTCCGTCCGCCCGAGCCTTCATCGAGGCAAACTTTCGCATCGAACCCGTCGGCGGTGACGGCGAAGGCGCGGACGGCCTGCTGACCGCCTATTTCGCGCCCCAGTACGAGGCGCGCATGTCGCGCAACACCGAGTTCAGCGCACCGCTGCGCGGCCTGCCCGCCGACCTCGTGGTGCTGGACCTCGGACCCTTCGAGCCCGCGCTGGTCGGCAAGAAGATCACCGGCCATGTCGAGGGTTCGACCTTCGTCCCCTATCCCGACCGCGCCGAGATCGAGGCTGCGCCCACCGACAAGCCCTTGGCCTGGATGCGGCCCGAGGAGCTGTTCTTCCTGCAGATTCAGGGCTCCGGCGTCCTGGTGCTGCCGGACGGTCGCCGGGTGCGCGCGGTGTTCGCCGGCACGAACGGCAAGCCCTTTGTCGGGATCGCGACGGCTATGCGCGACAAGGGTCTTCTTCCCGACAATAACACCTCAGCCGAGGCGATCCGGATTTGGCTGGCCGAGCATCGCGGACCTGACGCCGACGCGATCATGCGGCTGAATCCGCGCTATGTGTTCTTCCGCACCGTTCCCGACGACGGCAAGGAGCCAGCGGGCGCGGCGGGCGTCCCCCTGCCGCCGGGCCGGGCGATCGCCGTCGATCCAGGCCAGCACGCCTATGGTGGCTTCTACTGGCTGGACGCCGCCGCCCCGAAGCTGACGGGCGCTTTCCCCGTCTATCGCCGGGCGGTGATGGCGCTGGATACCGGCGGGGCGATCAAGGGCGAGGTGCGCGCGGATCTCTATATAGGCTCCGGGGCCAAGGCAGGCGTCGAAGCCGGCCGCGTGCGCCACACCCTGCGGCTCTATCGTCTGACGCCGAACCCTTAG
- the timA gene encoding TIM44-related membrane protein TimA, which translates to MPDPDVFQILFLAAVAALVLYQLYATLGRRVGRQPEDAAVTAGPGAASAPVDPTLQTEGVATLKARQPDFDPARFLTGARAAYEQIVKAYAEGDRETLKPLLSPDVMENFERSMAAREAAGRTEKVEFLVPPRLDLERVEVVGDTAKAVVRILAEVRTRTKDERGEGVDDRRTAELWTFEREVKSTDPNWHLSFVAAAEA; encoded by the coding sequence CTGCCGGACCCCGACGTGTTCCAGATCCTATTCCTCGCCGCCGTGGCCGCCCTTGTCCTCTATCAGCTGTACGCGACCCTGGGTCGGCGCGTCGGCCGTCAGCCCGAGGACGCCGCCGTCACGGCCGGGCCGGGCGCCGCCTCCGCGCCCGTCGATCCGACCCTGCAAACCGAGGGCGTGGCGACCTTGAAGGCGCGCCAGCCCGATTTCGATCCCGCCCGGTTCCTGACCGGCGCCCGCGCCGCTTACGAGCAGATCGTCAAGGCTTACGCGGAAGGGGATCGCGAGACGCTGAAGCCGTTGCTGTCACCGGACGTGATGGAAAACTTCGAACGCTCCATGGCCGCCCGCGAGGCCGCCGGTCGCACCGAGAAGGTCGAGTTCCTCGTCCCGCCGCGTCTTGACCTGGAGCGCGTCGAGGTCGTGGGCGACACCGCCAAGGCGGTGGTGCGGATTCTCGCCGAGGTGCGCACCCGCACCAAGGACGAGCGCGGCGAGGGTGTCGACGACCGTCGAACCGCCGAGCTCTGGACGTTCGAGCGCGAGGTCAAGAGCACCGACCCGAACTGGCATCTGTCGTTCGTGGCCGCCGCCGAAGCCTGA
- the secB gene encoding protein-export chaperone SecB has protein sequence MTDTTAPEATPDGEAGQAGIRILAQFVRDFSFENPLAPDALRAGASQPAIDMGVEMNARGRADGLFEVDLKLSARAERDGQAVFHVEVVYGGLFHIAGIPEEDLEPVLLIECPRFLFPYARRLISDVTAEGGFPPFLIDPIDFAGVYAARKAQAEGQQVGNA, from the coding sequence ATGACCGACACCACCGCCCCCGAGGCGACCCCGGACGGCGAGGCCGGACAAGCGGGCATCCGCATCCTGGCCCAGTTCGTGCGCGACTTCTCGTTCGAGAACCCGCTGGCCCCCGACGCCCTGCGCGCCGGCGCCTCGCAACCGGCGATCGACATGGGCGTGGAGATGAACGCTCGCGGTCGCGCGGACGGCCTGTTCGAAGTCGACCTGAAGCTGTCGGCCCGCGCCGAGCGCGATGGCCAAGCGGTGTTCCACGTTGAAGTGGTCTATGGCGGCCTGTTCCACATCGCCGGCATCCCCGAAGAGGATCTGGAGCCGGTTCTGCTGATCGAGTGCCCGCGCTTCCTGTTCCCCTACGCCCGTCGCCTTATCTCGGACGTGACGGCCGAAGGCGGCTTCCCGCCGTTCCTGATCGACCCGATCGACTTCGCCGGCGTCTACGCCGCGCGCAAGGCTCAGGCCGAAGGCCAGCAGGTCGGTAACGCTTAA
- a CDS encoding response regulator transcription factor has translation MAQRKTLLLIDDDDDLRGALAEQLALHEEFAVNEAASAGEGVKLSRELKPDLILLDVDLPDMDGREACRLMRKNGVTAPVIMLTAAASDSDTILGLESGANDYVTKPFRFGVLLARIRAQLRSYEASEDALFRIGPYEFRPSAKLLVDEKQKKVRLTEKETNILKYLYRAGSKPVSREELLTEVWGYNAGVTTHTLETHVYRLRQKIEPDPAVARILITEMGGYRLQP, from the coding sequence ATGGCGCAACGCAAGACGCTTCTTCTGATCGACGACGATGACGACCTGCGCGGCGCGCTGGCGGAACAGTTGGCCCTGCACGAGGAGTTCGCGGTGAACGAAGCCGCGAGCGCCGGGGAAGGCGTCAAGCTGTCGCGCGAGCTGAAGCCCGACCTGATCCTGCTGGATGTCGATCTGCCGGACATGGACGGCCGTGAGGCCTGCCGTCTGATGCGCAAGAACGGCGTGACCGCCCCGGTGATCATGCTGACGGCCGCCGCCAGCGACAGCGACACGATCCTTGGCCTGGAGTCAGGGGCCAACGACTATGTCACCAAACCTTTCCGTTTTGGCGTGCTGCTGGCTCGAATCCGCGCCCAGCTCCGCAGCTACGAGGCGTCGGAAGACGCGCTGTTCCGGATCGGACCCTACGAATTCCGCCCGTCCGCCAAGCTGTTGGTCGACGAGAAGCAGAAGAAGGTTCGGCTCACCGAAAAGGAAACCAATATCCTGAAGTATCTCTACCGCGCCGGCTCCAAGCCTGTGTCGCGCGAGGAGTTGCTGACCGAGGTCTGGGGCTACAACGCCGGGGTCACGACCCATACGCTGGAGACCCACGTCTACCGCCTGCGCCAGAAGATCGAGCCCGATCCGGCCGTGGCCAGGATCCTGATCACCGAGATGGGCGGCTACCGACTGCAGCCGTAG
- a CDS encoding L,D-transpeptidase — translation MLFRAHADGRFELEGCVVRCAIGKAGAINARDKREGDNKSPLGAWAIREVWYRPDVYPEGPKTALPVRAMRPDDGWCDAPGDRCYNRPVALPYPASAERMWREDAVYDLVVILGHNDDPPIPGMGSAIFMHLARDGYPGTEGCVALARADLEMVLAKARPGDAVEILAD, via the coding sequence ATGCTGTTTCGAGCCCACGCCGACGGTCGTTTCGAGCTGGAGGGATGCGTGGTGCGCTGCGCGATCGGCAAGGCCGGCGCCATCAACGCCCGTGACAAGCGAGAAGGCGACAACAAGAGTCCGCTGGGGGCCTGGGCCATTCGTGAGGTCTGGTACCGGCCAGATGTCTATCCCGAGGGCCCCAAGACCGCTCTGCCCGTGCGGGCGATGAGGCCGGACGATGGCTGGTGCGACGCCCCGGGCGATCGGTGCTACAACAGGCCCGTCGCCCTGCCCTATCCCGCCAGCGCCGAGCGGATGTGGCGTGAGGACGCCGTCTACGATCTCGTCGTGATCCTGGGCCACAATGACGACCCGCCCATCCCCGGTATGGGGTCAGCGATCTTCATGCATCTGGCCCGCGACGGCTATCCCGGCACTGAAGGCTGCGTGGCCCTGGCCCGGGCCGACCTTGAAATGGTGCTGGCCAAGGCGCGCCCTGGAGACGCCGTCGAGATTCTCGCGGACTAG
- a CDS encoding YggS family pyridoxal phosphate-dependent enzyme, protein MSPALADIRARIAAAEARAGRAAGSVTLVAVSKTQPWDHIAPVLDAGQKVFGENRVQEAMERWGERREGLQLRLIGPLQTNKAREAVGFFDVIETLDREKLARVLADEIQRAGMAPRLYVQVNIGEEPQKAGVAPDQADAFVDACRATYGLTVEGLMCIPPLDQDPAPYFARLATIAERNGVDKLSMGMSDDFEIAIAQGATSVRVGSALFGSRRYG, encoded by the coding sequence ATGTCGCCAGCGCTTGCTGACATCCGCGCCCGCATCGCCGCCGCCGAGGCTCGCGCCGGCAGGGCCGCTGGAAGCGTGACCTTGGTGGCGGTGTCCAAGACCCAGCCCTGGGATCATATCGCGCCCGTGCTCGACGCGGGACAGAAAGTGTTCGGCGAAAACCGGGTCCAGGAGGCTATGGAGCGTTGGGGCGAGCGCCGTGAAGGCCTGCAGCTGCGCCTAATCGGGCCTCTGCAGACTAACAAGGCGCGCGAGGCCGTGGGCTTCTTCGACGTCATCGAAACGCTCGACCGCGAGAAACTGGCGCGTGTCCTGGCCGACGAGATCCAGCGTGCGGGCATGGCGCCGCGCCTCTATGTCCAAGTCAATATTGGCGAGGAACCCCAGAAGGCGGGGGTCGCGCCGGATCAGGCTGACGCCTTCGTCGACGCCTGCCGGGCGACCTATGGCCTGACCGTCGAGGGACTGATGTGCATCCCGCCTCTCGACCAGGATCCCGCGCCGTACTTCGCCAGGCTGGCGACCATCGCCGAGCGAAACGGGGTTGACAAGCTGTCCATGGGCATGAGCGACGACTTCGAGATCGCCATCGCACAAGGCGCGACCTCGGTCCGGGTGGGCTCGGCGCTGTTTGGCAGTCGTCGCTACGGCTAG
- a CDS encoding thiamine phosphate synthase, which produces MNGLSELEALSSAAAALPPRTVREMTLPRLLFFTDPARVPAPEAVAERLPAGSGIVFRAFGASNAVEQGRRLKAIASQHGLVLLAGAHASLAEAIDADGVHLPERMVASLPGLRAEHPRYLITTAAHELAAVEMAERLGADAIVVSPVFPSNSPSAGAPLGLDGLARLVVATTVPVYALGGIGARNATLLIGSGVAGLAAVEALAS; this is translated from the coding sequence TTGAACGGTCTTAGCGAACTTGAGGCCCTGTCTAGTGCGGCCGCCGCCCTTCCGCCAAGGACCGTGCGCGAAATGACGCTGCCGCGGCTGTTGTTCTTCACCGATCCGGCGCGCGTTCCCGCTCCGGAGGCCGTGGCCGAGCGCCTACCGGCGGGGTCAGGGATCGTTTTTCGTGCTTTTGGCGCGTCAAACGCCGTCGAGCAGGGGCGACGATTGAAAGCGATCGCGAGCCAACATGGCCTGGTCCTGCTGGCCGGCGCTCACGCCAGCCTGGCCGAAGCAATCGACGCCGACGGGGTCCACCTGCCTGAGCGGATGGTCGCGAGCCTGCCGGGTCTGCGCGCGGAACACCCCCGCTACCTTATCACCACCGCCGCCCACGAGCTCGCCGCCGTCGAAATGGCAGAGCGGCTCGGCGCCGATGCGATCGTCGTGTCACCGGTCTTTCCGAGCAACAGCCCATCCGCCGGGGCGCCTCTCGGCCTCGACGGGTTGGCGCGGCTGGTGGTCGCGACGACGGTTCCTGTCTACGCCTTGGGCGGTATTGGGGCGCGTAACGCCACGTTGCTGATTGGCAGCGGCGTGGCCGGCCTCGCGGCGGTGGAAGCCTTAGCCAGCTGA
- a CDS encoding NtrZ family periplasmic regulatory protein, giving the protein MVATRFFLAASAALILTGSATMAFAQAKPHAVAPDFTVKNDFTSAASGVQYPQDDKRTLRWDAKKGRWGLKLDLDQPSSREMELQDVKAGAYFKVTPSIRVGGAVTLGETNPALAARKAQQSDPAPRVRLETAFKF; this is encoded by the coding sequence ATGGTCGCGACGCGTTTCTTCTTGGCGGCATCGGCCGCGCTGATCCTGACGGGATCGGCGACGATGGCGTTCGCCCAAGCCAAACCCCACGCGGTCGCGCCCGATTTCACCGTCAAAAACGATTTCACCAGCGCCGCGTCGGGCGTCCAGTATCCTCAGGACGACAAACGCACGCTGCGTTGGGACGCCAAGAAGGGGCGCTGGGGTCTCAAGCTGGATCTGGATCAGCCCTCTAGCCGCGAAATGGAACTCCAGGACGTCAAGGCGGGCGCCTATTTCAAGGTGACGCCGTCGATCCGTGTCGGTGGCGCGGTCACCCTGGGTGAGACCAATCCGGCCCTGGCGGCTCGCAAGGCGCAGCAATCCGACCCTGCGCCGCGCGTGCGTCTGGAAACCGCTTTCAAGTTCTGA